The window CCCATTCCGACGGTTCACCAGAGGCCCCTCTTTGGCCACCAGGTTCATGCCATCGATGATGGGGCTGACGAACAGCACGTCGTAGAGGCTCAGGGCGGCGATGGCCTGGGGGTAGTTGTGCTCGTAAAATATGCGCACCGGCTGCCATTCCTCGTCGCCGAAGCGGTCGTTGATCTCGTCGGTGAGCTGGAACACCTCGTCCACATAGTTGCGGTAGACGTCCAGCTCCGTGCGGGAGGGCACCAGGAACTGCAGCAGCACTGCTCGCCTCTGGAAGTCAGGATAGCGCCACAGGAATTCCTCCCAGGCCCTCAGCGAGCGCACGATGTTCTTGCTGGGCTCGGCCCGGTCCACTCGCACCACCGTGCAGTCGGCCAGGAACGGGGCCAGGCGGCGACGATAGCGCTCCACCTCGGCGCTTTCGGCCAGCTCCGACAGGCCCTGCACGTCCACAGACACGGGGTAGTGGGCCACGTAGGTGGTATGGCCCTCGTAAGTGATGGTGAAGTGCTGGTGGTCCACGATGGCGTCGGGCAGAATGTTCTCACAGGCGTAGAGGAAGTTGCGGGCATCGTAGCGCGTCTGCATCCCCACGATATCGGCGGCGCAGAGGGAGGCGTGGATGGACTGGCGCATGTGTCTGGGCAGCAGCCCCCAGTAGCGCGGCGCCGGCCAGGGGATGTGGGTGAAATGGAGGACGGTGGCCTCGGGCAGGAGGGCCTTCACCTCGGCGGGCACCAGGTACAGGTGGTAGTCGTGGACGATGACGAAGGGCGACCCTCCCTGCCGGGATGCCTCTTCGGCGATGGCACGGGCAAAGGCCCGGTTCACCGGCACGTAGCCCGAGTCCCAGGCCTGATGCACGGCCCGACCGATGATGGGCGACCAGGGAGCGTTCCACATGTAGTGCTGCACGAACCAGAGGAGGGGGTTGGCGAAGACGTAATAGTAGCGGCGGTAGGTGCGCTCGGGCACGACTACCAGGCGAAGGCGCATATTCATGTCCGCCAGCTCGATGACGCCGTCGTTGGCCTGGGCCGCCTCGCGGTCGTTCTCGTCCATGGCGGCGGCCACCCAGGTGATGGGCACGAAGCGGGCGGCCGACAGGAGGGCCGTCACCAGGCCGCCGCTGCCCCGCCGCGGCTGGAGGGAGCCATCGGCCCGACGGACGAACTCGATGGGCCCGCGGTTGCTGGCGACGATGAGGCGGCGGGAGTCCAGCACCCGCCGGCACAGCTCTTCCAGCCGTGCCAGCTTGCTGTCCAGCAGGCCCTGGACCTCCCGGGCTTCCATGGCAGCTGTCCTGCAGCGGGGGCTGGCGAGCGCCCCCTCGAGAAGGCACCTCTAGGAAGGATGGTGCCAGCGCTTGGAGCTGTCAACCGACTAGGCAGGGCCGCAGCTTGAAAGCCCCGACGGGGGCGCCTTATCATTTAGCTGCGGAGGACGCCCCCGTAGCTCAGTGGAGAGAGCGCCGGCCTCCGGAGCCGGAGAGCGTGGGTTCGAGTCCCACCGGGGGTGCCAGCGCAAAAGCTCCCCCTACCGCTGCTCCCCGCTGTGTCTGCGCCCGGACAGCCGTTCTCGCCCTCGTCCCCAATGCAGGGCGATGGGCGGTGTGGTACAGTGGGCCTGTCCTGCCCGATTCAGGCAAGAGCAAAAGGAGGACGCTGCCGTGGCTGTGAGACCCGTGCCCGAGGGCTACCACACCGTTACCCCTTTCTTGATGGTCAACGGGGCCGCCCGCTTCATCGACTTCCTCAAGGCCGCCTTCGGGGCCGAGGAGATGTTCCGCATGCCGGGGCCGCAGGGCAACGTAATGCACGCCGAGGTGCGGATCGGGGATTCCATCATCATGCTAGCCGATGCCACCGACGAGCACCCGCCCAAGCCGGCCATGTTCTACCTCTACGTCGAGGACGCCGACGCCCTCTACCGACGCGCCCTCCAGGCCGGCGCGACTTCGTTGGCCGAGCCTGTCGACCACTTCTACGGCGACCGGGCCGGGGCAGTCCAGGACGACTGGGGTAACCAGTGGTGGATCGCCACCCACATCGAGGACGTGTCGCCGGAGGAGTTGGCCCGCCGCATCGCCGCCGGCCGGCAATAGCGGCCCGGCTCGCCACGGAGGCGAGCTGG of the Dehalococcoidia bacterium genome contains:
- a CDS encoding trehalose-6-phosphate synthase yields the protein MEAREVQGLLDSKLARLEELCRRVLDSRRLIVASNRGPIEFVRRADGSLQPRRGSGGLVTALLSAARFVPITWVAAAMDENDREAAQANDGVIELADMNMRLRLVVVPERTYRRYYYVFANPLLWFVQHYMWNAPWSPIIGRAVHQAWDSGYVPVNRAFARAIAEEASRQGGSPFVIVHDYHLYLVPAEVKALLPEATVLHFTHIPWPAPRYWGLLPRHMRQSIHASLCAADIVGMQTRYDARNFLYACENILPDAIVDHQHFTITYEGHTTYVAHYPVSVDVQGLSELAESAEVERYRRRLAPFLADCTVVRVDRAEPSKNIVRSLRAWEEFLWRYPDFQRRAVLLQFLVPSRTELDVYRNYVDEVFQLTDEINDRFGDEEWQPVRIFYEHNYPQAIAALSLYDVLFVSPIIDGMNLVAKEGPLVNRRNGVLVLSEMAGAHEQLKEAAISICPTDMEGMVQALYQACTMPHEERRRRAEALRRLVQEEDILHWLEAQLRDLWAVAQGQRP
- a CDS encoding VOC family protein, yielding MAVRPVPEGYHTVTPFLMVNGAARFIDFLKAAFGAEEMFRMPGPQGNVMHAEVRIGDSIIMLADATDEHPPKPAMFYLYVEDADALYRRALQAGATSLAEPVDHFYGDRAGAVQDDWGNQWWIATHIEDVSPEELARRIAAGRQ